In Kitasatospora sp. NA04385, a single genomic region encodes these proteins:
- a CDS encoding serine/threonine-protein kinase encodes MPGERPEPPSLAAAEPGELDGRTLAGYRLEHVLGRGGMAVVYRAEDLRLGRTVAVKLLAPELARNETFRQRFVRESHIAASLDHPNIVPVYDAGEVEGVLYLAMRYVRGRDLRALLDREGPLTGAQTVRIAVQVASALDAAHAHDLVHRDVKPGNVLIAEGTDPDRPEHAYLTDFGLTKKSLSLTGLTSVGQFVGTLDYVAPEQISGRPVDGRCDVYSLGCVVFEMLTGGPPYRRDDDLALLWAHLNDPPPDVREQRADLPAGVAAVLERAMAKRRDDRYGSCLEFVAELRAAAEVRSAPRPASREAPPAAPRIVPEAVPSVAPGADRPPQPPAWARPVFEP; translated from the coding sequence GTGCCCGGGGAACGGCCCGAGCCGCCGTCGCTGGCCGCCGCCGAACCTGGTGAGCTGGACGGGCGCACGCTGGCCGGCTACCGGCTGGAGCACGTGCTCGGCCGCGGCGGCATGGCGGTGGTCTACCGCGCCGAGGACCTGCGGCTCGGCCGCACCGTCGCGGTCAAGCTGCTCGCCCCCGAACTCGCGCGCAACGAGACCTTCCGGCAGCGCTTCGTCCGCGAGTCGCACATCGCCGCGTCGCTCGACCACCCGAACATCGTCCCGGTGTACGACGCCGGCGAGGTCGAGGGCGTCCTCTACCTGGCCATGCGCTACGTGCGCGGCCGCGACCTGCGCGCCCTGCTCGACCGGGAGGGCCCGCTGACCGGCGCCCAGACGGTGCGGATCGCCGTCCAGGTGGCCAGCGCGCTGGACGCCGCGCACGCCCACGACCTGGTCCACCGGGACGTCAAGCCCGGCAACGTGCTGATCGCCGAGGGCACCGACCCCGACCGCCCCGAGCACGCCTACCTGACCGACTTCGGGCTCACCAAGAAGTCGCTCTCGCTGACCGGCCTGACCAGCGTCGGCCAGTTCGTCGGCACCCTCGACTACGTCGCCCCCGAGCAGATCTCCGGCAGACCGGTGGACGGGCGCTGCGACGTGTACAGCCTGGGCTGCGTGGTGTTCGAGATGCTCACCGGCGGCCCGCCCTACCGGCGCGACGACGACCTGGCGCTGCTCTGGGCCCACCTCAACGACCCGCCGCCGGACGTCCGGGAGCAGCGCGCGGACCTGCCCGCCGGGGTGGCGGCGGTGCTGGAACGGGCGATGGCCAAGCGCCGTGACGACAGGTACGGGAGCTGCCTGGAGTTCGTCGCGGAGCTGCGGGCGGCGGCGGAGGTGCGGAGCGCTCCGCGCCCCGCGTCCCGGGAGGCTCCCCCGGCTGCTCCGCGGATCGTCCCGGAGGCCGTTCCCTCGGTCGCCCCGGGGGCTGACCGGCCGCCGCAGCCGCCGGCCTGGGCGCGGCCGGTGTTCGAACCCTGA
- a CDS encoding alpha/beta fold hydrolase, translating to MTITHEVTGSGPAVVLLHSSVCDRRMWDGQWDALREAGYRVLRCDFRGFGETPCADRPYDNLTDLADLLDELGIERAALVGASFGGRIAVQFAAEYPDRVGSLTLLCPGSSEHRPSPELVALDELEVSLVESGRLDEAVELMVDTWLGPDADEAARAQVRTMQRNAYEVQLAPEEEISPTPVEVDLRKAVAPALVYSGAHDLDDFRQIAADLAVLLPDAEHRELPWAGHLPALERPAEIAELLLARLAEVGRR from the coding sequence ATGACGATCACTCATGAGGTGACGGGAAGCGGCCCCGCGGTCGTTCTGCTGCACTCCTCCGTCTGCGACCGGCGGATGTGGGACGGGCAGTGGGACGCGCTGCGCGAGGCCGGTTACCGCGTGCTGCGGTGCGACTTCCGCGGATTCGGGGAGACCCCCTGCGCGGACCGCCCGTACGACAACCTGACCGACCTGGCGGACCTGCTGGACGAACTCGGCATCGAACGGGCGGCCCTGGTCGGCGCCTCCTTCGGCGGCCGGATCGCCGTGCAGTTCGCGGCCGAGTATCCCGACCGGGTCGGCTCGCTGACCCTGCTCTGCCCGGGCAGCTCCGAGCACCGGCCGAGCCCCGAACTGGTGGCGCTGGACGAGCTGGAGGTGAGCCTGGTCGAGTCCGGCCGGCTCGACGAGGCGGTCGAGCTGATGGTGGACACCTGGCTCGGGCCGGACGCGGACGAGGCCGCCCGGGCGCAGGTCCGGACGATGCAGCGCAACGCGTACGAGGTGCAGTTGGCCCCGGAGGAGGAGATCTCCCCGACGCCGGTCGAGGTCGACCTGCGGAAGGCCGTCGCCCCCGCCCTGGTGTACTCCGGCGCGCACGACCTGGACGACTTCCGGCAGATCGCCGCCGACCTGGCGGTCCTGCTGCCGGACGCCGAGCACCGCGAGCTCCCCTGGGCCGGTCACCTGCCCGCCCTGGAACGCCCGGCGGAGATCGCCGAGTTGCTGCTCGCCCGGCTCGCCGAGGTCGGTCGGCGCTGA
- a CDS encoding dsRBD fold-containing protein, translating into MSGRAAAPEPHSTEWSVRLRVVEAGDLTQAHAVLDTGVNLIEVEAEAHRSRTDPADPEIGDELAVGRALTALGQQLVHRGSIAAEAAESARRRDAPPTDGAW; encoded by the coding sequence GTGAGCGGCCGCGCCGCGGCGCCCGAACCGCACAGCACCGAGTGGTCGGTCCGGCTGCGGGTGGTCGAGGCCGGCGACCTCACCCAGGCGCACGCCGTCCTCGACACCGGCGTCAACCTGATCGAGGTCGAGGCGGAGGCCCACCGCAGCCGGACCGACCCCGCGGACCCCGAGATCGGCGACGAACTCGCCGTCGGCCGGGCCCTCACCGCCCTCGGCCAGCAGCTGGTCCACCGTGGCTCCATCGCCGCCGAGGCCGCCGAATCCGCCCGCCGACGCGACGCGCCGCCCACGGACGGTGCCTGGTGA
- a CDS encoding M1 family metallopeptidase, whose amino-acid sequence MSNRLRALAARAVAVLGTTVLVAAGTVTATATVAQAAACTPAQVVVNGGFESGSSPWTSSSGVITSESGQSAHGGTSFAWLNGYGSAHTETLAQTVTLPAGCTSATLSFWLHVDTAETTKTTAYDKLTAKLGSTTLATYSNLDAAAGYVKKTLDVSAYAGQTVSLAFSGVEDASLQTSFVLDDFALDVSGGTTTPPTTDATRAPVPTGYTVSLSSDTSGATWTGHQGIGFTNPSATPLTEVYLRLWDNAHGSCPSTPVTVSNLTGGTAGALSVGCTALKVTLPAPLAQGQSGSLGFDLSIAVPSGADRFGRDGAFAFIGNALPVLAVRDAGGWHLDPYTNNGESFYTLASDYTVTLDHPSSLLVPATGSSVDTPGSSGRTVTTATAKNVREFAWAAGPFSKISGSSAAGTAVNVYSVSGISSSDAQSMLSTAKSAVDAHAGRFGAYPYGELDAVIDNNFWFGGMEYPGFVLDLVSTTALTHEIGHQWWYGIVGDDEYNNPWLDEAFTDYATDLAQGKTGTNCWNSTSWASSAEKISNSMAYWDAHSSRYSTVVYGYGKCALHDLRRTIGDTAMTKLLHDYAAAHWYGISTTAEFKAAAQAATTVDLTSFWTQHRIDG is encoded by the coding sequence ATGAGCAACAGACTCCGCGCCCTCGCAGCCCGCGCCGTCGCCGTCCTGGGCACCACCGTGCTCGTCGCCGCCGGCACCGTGACCGCCACCGCCACCGTCGCGCAGGCCGCCGCCTGCACGCCGGCCCAGGTGGTCGTGAACGGCGGGTTCGAGTCCGGAAGTTCGCCCTGGACCTCGTCCAGCGGCGTGATCACCAGCGAGAGCGGGCAGAGCGCCCACGGCGGGACGTCCTTCGCCTGGCTGAACGGCTACGGCTCGGCGCACACCGAGACGCTCGCGCAGACCGTCACCCTCCCGGCGGGCTGCACCAGCGCCACCCTGAGCTTCTGGCTGCACGTCGACACCGCCGAGACCACCAAGACCACGGCGTACGACAAACTGACCGCGAAGCTCGGCAGCACCACCCTCGCCACCTACTCCAACCTGGACGCCGCCGCCGGCTACGTGAAGAAGACGCTCGACGTCTCCGCGTACGCCGGACAGACCGTCAGCCTCGCCTTCAGCGGCGTCGAGGACGCCAGCCTGCAGACCAGCTTCGTGCTCGACGACTTCGCGCTCGACGTCTCCGGCGGCACCACCACGCCGCCCACCACCGACGCCACCCGCGCCCCGGTCCCCACCGGGTACACCGTCAGCCTGAGCAGCGACACCAGCGGCGCCACCTGGACCGGGCACCAGGGCATCGGCTTCACCAACCCCTCGGCGACCCCGCTGACCGAGGTCTACCTACGGCTCTGGGACAACGCCCACGGCAGCTGCCCCAGCACGCCCGTCACCGTCAGCAACCTGACCGGCGGCACCGCCGGCGCGCTCAGCGTCGGTTGCACCGCGCTCAAGGTCACCCTGCCCGCGCCGCTCGCCCAGGGCCAGAGCGGCAGCCTCGGCTTCGACCTGTCCATCGCCGTCCCCTCCGGCGCCGACCGGTTCGGCCGCGACGGGGCCTTCGCCTTCATCGGCAACGCGCTGCCCGTCCTGGCGGTGCGCGACGCGGGCGGCTGGCACCTGGACCCCTACACCAACAACGGTGAGTCCTTCTACACCCTGGCCTCCGACTACACCGTCACCCTCGACCACCCCAGCAGCCTGCTCGTCCCCGCCACCGGCAGCTCCGTCGACACCCCCGGCAGCAGCGGACGGACCGTCACCACGGCCACCGCGAAGAACGTCCGCGAGTTCGCCTGGGCCGCCGGACCGTTCAGCAAAATATCCGGCAGCTCGGCGGCCGGCACCGCGGTCAACGTCTACTCGGTCAGCGGCATCAGCTCCAGCGACGCGCAGTCCATGCTGAGCACCGCCAAGTCCGCCGTCGACGCGCACGCCGGACGGTTCGGCGCCTACCCCTACGGCGAACTCGACGCGGTCATCGACAACAACTTCTGGTTCGGCGGCATGGAGTACCCCGGCTTCGTCCTCGACCTGGTCTCCACCACCGCGCTCACCCACGAGATCGGCCACCAGTGGTGGTACGGCATCGTCGGCGACGACGAGTACAACAACCCCTGGCTGGACGAGGCGTTCACCGACTACGCCACCGACCTCGCCCAGGGCAAGACCGGCACCAACTGCTGGAACAGCACCTCCTGGGCCTCCTCCGCCGAGAAGATCAGCAACTCGATGGCCTACTGGGACGCCCACTCCTCCCGCTACTCCACGGTCGTCTACGGCTACGGCAAGTGCGCCCTGCACGACCTGCGCCGCACCATCGGCGACACCGCGATGACCAAACTGCTGCACGACTACGCGGCGGCGCACTGGTACGGGATCTCCACCACCGCCGAGTTCAAGGCCGCCGCGCAGGCCGCGACCACGGTCGACCTGACGTCCTTCTGGACGCAGCACCGCATCGACGGCTGA
- a CDS encoding uridine kinase — protein MRVTPISPERLVELLTGRIHELADDGRRLRVAIDGAAATRPGELADALVEPLRLLGRPVQRVSADDFLRPASVRFEYGKHDADAFHDLWLDQGALLREVLDPLEPNGDGRVLPTFWDQETDRSTRARYVELPPRGVLLLDGPFLLGRWLPFELTVHLTQSAAALGRRTPESEQWTLPAFERYRTETGPDELADLTVRVEDPRHPALVERD, from the coding sequence GTGCGGGTGACTCCGATCTCCCCGGAGCGGCTGGTGGAGTTGCTCACGGGGCGGATCCACGAACTGGCCGACGACGGCCGGCGGCTGCGGGTCGCGATCGACGGCGCGGCCGCCACCCGGCCCGGCGAGCTGGCGGACGCCCTGGTGGAACCGCTGCGCCTGCTCGGCCGACCGGTGCAGCGGGTGTCCGCGGACGACTTCCTGCGCCCCGCGTCGGTGCGGTTCGAGTACGGCAAGCACGACGCGGACGCCTTCCACGACCTGTGGCTGGACCAGGGCGCGCTGCTGCGCGAAGTCCTCGACCCGCTCGAACCGAACGGTGACGGCCGCGTCCTGCCCACGTTCTGGGACCAGGAGACCGACCGCTCCACCCGGGCCCGGTACGTCGAACTGCCGCCGCGCGGCGTGCTGCTGCTGGACGGACCGTTCCTGCTCGGCCGCTGGCTGCCGTTCGAACTGACCGTGCACCTCACCCAGTCCGCCGCCGCGCTGGGCCGCCGCACCCCGGAGTCCGAGCAGTGGACGCTGCCCGCGTTCGAGCGCTACCGCACCGAGACCGGTCCGGACGAGCTGGCCGACCTGACGGTGCGGGTCGAGGACCCCCGGCACCCCGCCCTGGTGGAACGGGACTGA
- a CDS encoding HD domain-containing protein encodes MTSAPPPTPDEVDALAARAHAGQYDRIGVPYVEHVRAVAAGVAPFGAGLRMAALLHDVLEDTPVTAADLLAAGVPAAVVATVRRVTRTPGTDYRTMLLDVVTDHAATLVKIADNAHNSRADRAALLPAADRDRLAERYRAARAVLWPAVAEADVRTILALVNPDLLAELD; translated from the coding sequence ATGACCAGCGCGCCGCCGCCGACCCCGGACGAGGTGGACGCCCTCGCCGCCCGCGCCCACGCCGGCCAGTACGACCGGATCGGGGTGCCGTACGTGGAGCACGTGCGTGCGGTGGCCGCGGGCGTCGCCCCGTTCGGCGCGGGCCTGCGGATGGCGGCGCTGCTGCACGACGTGCTGGAGGACACCCCCGTCACCGCGGCCGACCTGCTCGCCGCGGGCGTCCCCGCCGCCGTGGTGGCGACCGTCCGGCGGGTGACCCGCACGCCTGGGACCGACTACCGGACGATGCTGCTGGACGTCGTCACCGACCACGCCGCCACCCTGGTCAAGATCGCCGACAACGCGCACAACTCCCGCGCCGACCGCGCCGCGCTGCTCCCCGCCGCGGACCGGGACCGGCTGGCCGAGCGCTACCGGGCCGCCCGGGCCGTGCTGTGGCCCGCCGTCGCGGAGGCGGACGTCCGGACGATCCTCGCGCTGGTCAACCCCGACCTGCTGGCCGAACTCGACTGA
- a CDS encoding serine/threonine-protein kinase: MDKVTNDQHPDGGRPADPPSPPGHQGGPPAPGRPARWELPDYAHQRELGAGASGRVVLAHHRATGTPVAIKYLLGDHPDQGAFRVEAELLATLDSPHVTRLYEYVESPRGAAIVMELVEGISLRDLLRAEGGTGPEAALVVLKGSLLGLAAAHRAGVVHRDYKPGNVLVTVDGESKLVDFGIAVRTGAGTGGTVAGTPAYMAPEQWAGHPASPATDVYAATATFFECLTGAKPYAGTTLMELAVQHTEAEIPDTQAPEALRPLIRAGLAKTPGQRPPGAEALVGELEAAAGAAYGADWEERGRKRLAALVALLPLLLPTPTADGALPGATSYATTVLAPRRRVPGRLIATVGAIVLVVGALATVASAGEERTVADPRPVAAPLATTSVGPATTPTAEAPPTPADSPSTSPSASPSPTAESSPSATPSPTPTPSPSPTAKPSTSTKPSPSASPSPSPTPSATASSAPPVTVTLGTPFLRGGNSTVSATVTVTVATSGSGTATLTFSWYDNDSGKLVGTTTSDPVPAGTTRVTSAFTSACRTWNVRLVVISTPAAVKPVSGGPYSMFCLR, encoded by the coding sequence GTGGACAAGGTGACGAACGACCAGCATCCGGACGGCGGCAGACCGGCGGACCCGCCGTCCCCGCCCGGCCACCAGGGCGGACCGCCCGCGCCGGGCAGGCCCGCCCGCTGGGAACTCCCCGACTACGCGCACCAACGCGAACTCGGCGCCGGCGCGTCCGGCCGCGTCGTCCTCGCCCACCACCGGGCCACCGGCACCCCGGTCGCGATCAAGTACCTGCTCGGCGACCACCCCGACCAGGGCGCCTTCCGGGTCGAGGCCGAACTGCTCGCCACCCTCGACAGCCCGCACGTCACCCGCCTCTACGAGTACGTCGAGAGCCCCCGCGGCGCGGCCATCGTGATGGAACTCGTCGAGGGCATCTCGCTGCGCGACCTGCTGCGCGCCGAGGGCGGCACCGGACCGGAAGCCGCCCTGGTCGTCCTCAAGGGCTCCCTGCTCGGCCTGGCCGCCGCGCACCGGGCGGGCGTCGTGCACCGCGACTACAAGCCGGGGAACGTGCTGGTCACCGTGGACGGCGAGTCGAAGCTCGTCGACTTCGGCATCGCCGTGCGGACCGGCGCCGGTACCGGCGGCACCGTCGCGGGCACGCCCGCCTACATGGCCCCCGAGCAGTGGGCCGGCCACCCCGCCTCCCCGGCCACCGACGTCTACGCGGCCACCGCCACCTTCTTCGAGTGCCTCACCGGCGCCAAGCCGTACGCCGGAACCACCCTGATGGAACTCGCGGTCCAGCACACCGAGGCCGAGATCCCCGACACCCAGGCGCCCGAAGCCCTCCGCCCGCTCATCCGGGCCGGGCTCGCCAAGACCCCCGGGCAGCGGCCCCCGGGCGCGGAAGCCCTGGTCGGCGAACTGGAGGCCGCCGCCGGTGCCGCGTACGGCGCCGACTGGGAGGAGCGCGGACGCAAGCGGCTGGCCGCGCTCGTCGCCCTGCTGCCCCTGCTGCTGCCCACCCCCACCGCGGACGGCGCCCTGCCGGGCGCCACCTCGTACGCGACGACCGTGCTCGCCCCGCGACGCCGCGTCCCGGGGCGGCTGATCGCCACCGTCGGCGCGATCGTCCTGGTCGTGGGCGCGCTCGCGACGGTCGCCTCGGCCGGTGAGGAGCGGACCGTCGCGGACCCGCGACCGGTCGCCGCCCCACTCGCCACCACCAGTGTCGGACCCGCCACGACACCCACGGCCGAGGCCCCGCCGACCCCCGCCGACAGCCCCAGCACGAGCCCCAGCGCGTCCCCCTCGCCCACCGCGGAGAGCAGCCCGAGCGCGACACCTAGCCCGACACCGACACCGAGCCCGAGCCCGACGGCGAAGCCCAGCACCAGTACGAAGCCGAGCCCCAGCGCGTCGCCCTCGCCCAGCCCGACGCCCAGCGCAACGGCGAGCAGCGCCCCGCCGGTCACCGTAACGCTGGGCACGCCGTTCTTGAGGGGCGGCAACAGCACGGTGTCGGCCACCGTCACGGTCACGGTGGCCACCAGCGGGAGCGGGACGGCCACGCTGACCTTCAGTTGGTACGACAACGACTCCGGCAAGCTGGTCGGCACGACGACGTCCGACCCGGTCCCGGCCGGTACGACCCGGGTGACCAGCGCCTTCACGTCGGCCTGCCGGACCTGGAACGTGAGGCTGGTGGTGATTAGCACCCCCGCCGCGGTGAAGCCCGTCTCCGGTGGCCCGTACAGCATGTTCTGCCTCAGGTGA
- a CDS encoding FHA domain-containing protein: MGEREAALTAPKMVLESGGDSTVITPSRRYALGRDPTSDIVLTDPRVSWHHAELHAGGGHWIVDDTGSTNGTYAADGHRVVHLEIEPGTVLCLGSPGDGPRCTFSALPEPTAVHPLPGGRPSGLTAITGSHRPPSSVMPLPTRVVRIGRAADNDLVIGDLSVSRHHAELRAEPGGGYRIADLGSHNGTYLNGQSVREAPVGPGDLVGIGHSVFCLVGDELQEFVDTGDIDLDVEDLTVQVEGGRTLLDQVTFPVGQKCLLAVAGPSGAGKSTLLNALTGLRPADRGTVRYDGRDLYRDYAELRRRIGLVPQDDILHTQLPVRKALSYAAELRFPDDTAPEERAARVEEVIDELGLGKRADQVISSLSGGQRKRVSVALELLTKPSLLFLDEPTSGLDPGMDRSVMQMLRGLADDGRTVIVVTHSVLSLDLCDRLLLLAPGGRIAWYGPPGETLEHFGFAHWPDAFEAFENQTDRDWAGQFRASAPYRKYVSGPAGGPGDWPGALAPAEREQPAAEIVPAPTPRPRSWLGQVGTLCRRYASALAADRTFLAVMIALPFVMGAMAHALAGSRLNQDTALNALLILCVGGVLTGAANAVRELVKERTIYQRERAVGLSRSAYLCSKVVVLGTVTAVQAVVLTMVALIGVQLRPQGGSGVFLPPLLEITLAVVLLSLSAMMLGLLISALVKKEEVTMPLLVLVAIVQVVFCGALLQLDHIPVLNQLSWLIPSRWALGAMAATIDLHTTVPGTLTDDPLFAHRQGVWLLDMGMLIVLAVAYGLVVARLLRRHEPAVMRR, from the coding sequence ATGGGAGAGCGAGAGGCTGCGCTCACCGCGCCGAAAATGGTCCTCGAATCCGGTGGCGACTCGACGGTCATCACCCCGAGCCGCCGGTACGCCCTCGGACGTGACCCCACCAGCGACATCGTGCTGACCGACCCCCGGGTCTCCTGGCACCACGCGGAACTGCACGCCGGCGGCGGCCACTGGATCGTCGACGACACGGGCTCCACCAACGGCACCTACGCCGCCGACGGCCACCGGGTCGTCCACCTGGAGATCGAGCCCGGCACCGTGCTCTGCCTGGGAAGTCCCGGCGACGGACCGCGCTGCACGTTCAGCGCGCTGCCCGAGCCGACCGCCGTGCACCCGCTGCCCGGCGGCCGCCCGTCCGGGCTGACCGCGATCACCGGCTCGCACCGGCCGCCGTCCAGTGTCATGCCGCTGCCGACCAGGGTGGTGCGGATCGGCAGGGCCGCCGACAACGACCTGGTGATCGGCGACCTGTCGGTCTCCCGGCACCACGCCGAACTGCGCGCCGAACCCGGCGGCGGCTACCGGATCGCCGACCTGGGCAGCCACAACGGCACCTACCTGAACGGCCAGTCCGTGCGGGAGGCCCCCGTCGGGCCCGGGGACCTGGTCGGAATCGGCCATTCGGTGTTCTGCCTGGTCGGCGACGAACTGCAGGAGTTCGTCGACACCGGCGACATCGACCTCGACGTGGAGGACCTCACCGTCCAGGTCGAGGGCGGCCGCACCCTGCTCGACCAGGTCACCTTCCCGGTCGGGCAGAAGTGCCTGCTCGCGGTCGCCGGACCGAGCGGCGCCGGGAAGTCCACCCTGCTCAACGCGCTCACCGGACTGCGCCCGGCCGACCGCGGCACCGTCCGCTACGACGGCCGTGACCTCTACCGCGACTACGCCGAACTGCGCCGCCGGATCGGCCTCGTCCCGCAGGACGACATCCTGCACACCCAGCTGCCCGTCCGGAAGGCCCTCTCGTACGCCGCCGAACTGCGCTTCCCCGACGACACCGCGCCCGAGGAACGGGCCGCCCGGGTCGAGGAGGTGATCGACGAGCTCGGCCTCGGCAAGCGCGCCGACCAGGTCATCTCCAGCCTCTCCGGCGGCCAGCGCAAGCGCGTCAGCGTCGCCCTGGAACTGCTCACCAAACCGTCCCTGCTGTTCCTCGACGAGCCCACCAGCGGGCTCGACCCCGGCATGGACCGGTCCGTGATGCAGATGCTGCGCGGCCTCGCCGACGACGGACGGACCGTCATCGTGGTCACCCACAGCGTGCTCAGCCTCGACCTGTGCGACCGGCTGCTGCTGCTCGCCCCCGGCGGGCGGATCGCCTGGTACGGGCCGCCCGGCGAGACGCTGGAGCACTTCGGGTTCGCGCACTGGCCGGACGCCTTCGAGGCGTTCGAGAACCAGACCGACCGCGACTGGGCCGGCCAGTTCCGGGCCTCCGCCCCCTACCGCAAGTACGTCAGCGGCCCGGCCGGCGGCCCCGGCGACTGGCCCGGCGCGCTCGCCCCCGCCGAGCGGGAGCAGCCGGCGGCCGAGATCGTCCCCGCCCCGACGCCGCGGCCGCGGAGCTGGCTCGGCCAGGTCGGCACGCTGTGCCGCCGGTACGCCAGCGCGCTCGCCGCCGACCGGACCTTCCTCGCCGTGATGATCGCGCTGCCGTTCGTCATGGGCGCGATGGCGCACGCCCTGGCCGGCAGCCGGCTGAACCAGGACACCGCGCTGAACGCGCTGCTGATCCTGTGCGTCGGCGGAGTGCTCACCGGCGCCGCCAACGCGGTGCGCGAACTGGTCAAGGAACGCACCATCTACCAGCGCGAACGCGCCGTCGGCCTGTCCAGATCGGCGTACCTGTGCTCGAAGGTCGTCGTGCTGGGCACCGTCACGGCCGTCCAGGCGGTGGTGCTGACCATGGTCGCGCTGATCGGCGTCCAGCTCAGACCGCAGGGCGGCAGCGGGGTGTTCCTGCCACCGCTGCTGGAGATCACCCTCGCCGTGGTGCTGCTCTCGCTCAGCGCGATGATGCTCGGCCTGCTGATCTCCGCGCTGGTCAAGAAGGAGGAGGTGACCATGCCGCTGCTGGTGCTGGTCGCCATCGTCCAGGTGGTGTTCTGCGGGGCGCTGCTGCAACTCGACCACATCCCGGTGCTCAACCAGCTGTCCTGGCTGATCCCCTCGCGCTGGGCACTCGGTGCCATGGCCGCCACCATCGACCTGCACACCACCGTGCCCGGCACGCTCACCGACGACCCGCTGTTCGCGCACCGGCAGGGCGTCTGGCTGCTCGACATGGGCATGCTGATCGTGCTGGCCGTCGCCTACGGACTGGTCGTCGCCCGGCTGCTGCGCCGGCACGAACCCGCCGTGATGCGGCGGTAG
- a CDS encoding DNA-formamidopyrimidine glycosylase family protein, with protein MPEGDSIYLAATQLNQALAGHVLTVSDFRVPAHATADLTGRRVLQTVPRGKHLLTRFEGGVTLHTHLRMDGRWRTFRPGEHWHGGPAFQVRVVLGTEHGTAVGYRLPVVQLLRSEEEHRVVGHLGPDLLDPDWDGAEARRRLLADPRRPVGEALLDQRTLAGIGNVYANELPFLAGVTPWLPVGELPDPDGLLHGARHLLDANKLRPGHVTTGDARPGQQHWVYGRGRRSCRRCGTPIRTARHDRDRIAYWCPRCQRGPAPSA; from the coding sequence GTGCCCGAAGGAGACAGCATCTACCTCGCCGCCACCCAGCTGAACCAGGCCCTCGCCGGTCACGTGCTGACGGTGTCGGACTTCCGCGTGCCCGCCCACGCCACCGCCGACCTGACGGGGCGCCGGGTGCTGCAAACGGTGCCGCGCGGCAAGCACCTGCTGACCAGGTTCGAGGGCGGCGTGACGCTCCACACCCACCTGCGGATGGACGGCCGCTGGCGGACCTTCCGGCCCGGCGAGCACTGGCACGGCGGTCCCGCGTTCCAGGTCCGGGTGGTCCTCGGCACCGAGCACGGCACCGCCGTCGGGTACCGGCTGCCCGTGGTCCAACTGCTGCGCAGCGAGGAGGAGCACCGGGTGGTCGGCCACCTCGGGCCCGACCTGCTCGACCCGGACTGGGACGGGGCCGAGGCCCGCCGCCGCCTGCTCGCCGACCCGCGGCGCCCGGTCGGCGAAGCCCTGCTCGACCAGCGCACCCTGGCCGGCATCGGCAACGTGTACGCCAACGAGCTGCCCTTCCTGGCCGGGGTCACCCCCTGGCTGCCGGTCGGCGAACTGCCCGACCCGGACGGACTGCTGCACGGCGCCCGGCACCTGCTGGACGCCAACAAGCTGCGACCCGGCCACGTCACCACCGGCGACGCCCGGCCCGGCCAGCAGCACTGGGTGTACGGCCGGGGCCGCCGCTCCTGCCGGCGCTGCGGCACACCGATCCGCACCGCCCGGCACGACCGGGACCGCATCGCCTACTGGTGCCCGCGCTGCCAGCGCGGCCCCGCGCCGAGCGCCTGA